A stretch of DNA from Desulfurella amilsii:
CTAGAAAAGCTTTTAAAAAAGGAAACTTCAAATAAAATTATTGTAACGGACACCATATTTAGTATGGATGGTGATGCAGCGCCATTAAAAGAAATTGTAAAGCTAGCAAAGCAGTATGAAGCATTTGTTATTGTAGATGAAGCACACGCTACTGGCATTTTTGGAGAGGGTAGGGGATATGCTTACCAGGAGTGTGTATCTAGTGATATTGATTGTCACATGGGAACATTTTCTAAAGCGTTAGGCAGTTTTGGGGCATATATTGCTTCAAGTGAACTTGTAATAGATTATCTTATAAACAACGCAAGAGGTTTTATATTTTCAACTGCGCTGCCTCCTGCTGTCATTGCAGCAAATCTCGCGAGCATTAACTATGTTAGAAAAAACCCACAATTGGGCAAAAATTTACTTTCAATCTCAGATAATATTAGGCAATTTCTAAAAAAACTTGGCTTTGATGTAGGAAACTCTGTATCGCAAATTATACCTGTTATATTAAAAACAAACGATATAACCTTAAAATCCCAAAAGCTACTTTTGGAAAAAGGCGTATTTGTTGGTGCAATAAGACCACCCACAGTACCAAAAAATACTTCAAGACTTAGAATATCGCTTAGGGCAGATTTAGACGAAAACGATTTAAAACTTATAAAAGATGCTTTTGTGCATTTAGGAAATGCCTTATGACATTTGTATCTGGTTGGGCAGGCTTTCGGGAAATTTTTCATAAACTTCCTTTGCAGGGGCGTTTTTTTATGCCATTTGTAGATTTTTTCCCTAGCCAAACACCAGATGTTATAAGTGCAGAAAAAGAGTTACTAATTGGCTGGTCTTTGGGTGCACACTTAGTATTAAAACACGCTTGTAGTGTAAATGCAAAAAAAGTACTGTTATTTGCCCCTTTTTTGTATTTTTGTGATCATGTTAACAAAAAACTACTAGATAGAATGATTTTGGCATTTGAAAAAGATAAATCAAAAGTCGTTAGCGATTTTTTACACAATATAGGCGCAAGAGCCTACAACAAAAACATCCCAGATAGCTTAAAAAGCGGCTTAGAGTTTCTCAAAGTATCAAAGATAGAGAATTTTGCAAAAAAAGACAATTATTACTGCGTGTGCGCAAAAAAAGACTTTTTAAATTTGGCAAGCGCTTGCAATAAAATTTGCAAAAAACCAATAATTGTTAATTCAAACCACTACTTTAGCGAGGATACAATTAATGACATTATCAAAAAACTACATAAAGCGCTCGTTTGATTTGGCTGCTAAAACATACTCAAGCTTTAGCGAGCTTCAAAATGAGATAGCAAAAAATCTTGCCTGCATAATAGAAGAAAAATTTTTTGAAAATGTCCTTGAAATTGGTGTGGGAGATGGAAAATTAGCTAATCTAATTAATTTTTGGTATAAAAATTACATTGGGATTGATTTGTCGCCAAATATGGCTAACTTCTTTAAAAAAAATCATCCCCATAAATACTGCATTGTGGCTGATGCAGAAAAGTTACCCTTTAGGTCAAACACTTTTAATTTAATAATAAGTTCATCTGTTTTCCAGTGGCTTACAAATCCTAAAGAGTCTATACTAAAACTTACAAGCTTGCTTAAAAGTAATGGTAATATGTTTTTTAGTGTTTTTTCAAAAGGCACATTCTGGCAAATGCAGGAGGTCTCTAAAATAACTGGCTTTGGCAGCGTATTAGAGTTAAAAGACAAAAATTTCTACGAAAGTTTAGGTTTTGATTGTAAAAACAAACAATACACGATCTACTATAAAAGCGTCAAAGATTTTTTGCACTCTCATAAAAAAAGCGGCGCAAGATACACAAATCACACTACATTGTGTGCAAAATCAAAATTCTTTGAGTTTTGCTCAACGTATGAAAAACTTTTTAGCACAAAAAAAGGTATAGAAGTAACCTATATTATAACTTTTTGCAAAAATCACTAAAGCTTGGAAAACGAGTCATTGTTAAGCTGTCAAGGGACTTATGTGAAGTTTTTGACTTATACTTGATATCTGCAAATGGCTGAAATTACAATAATAACTTCGCTTAATGTTAAAATTAATATACACTTGCAAATAGGTTTTAATCTTAAATTCATATGCACTATTTAGTTGTAATTTGTATTTTTTAAATCTTTTGTGTGGTGCAGTGCTAATGCAGTCAACTGAACTTTTTGATGCCCTAAAAAATCTGGTATATTTGGTGTTTTGCCTTTAAAGAAGAAGGTAAAGACTACCATTTTTTTGTTACAAAATGGCGTGAGCATATAACTTTGTATGGACAATTGACACATTTATTTTCAATATCTTCGTCTGTACACTCAAAAAACTCGCAAGAAACAATCTCATTTATTATAAATCTTAGTGTGTCTTTATAAGCTTCAAGCAACTCGCTATTAACCTTAAAACGCTTGATTTGAGAATCCTTTAAGCTCCAAAACTCAAATTTTATATCTTTAGCATTTAAAATGTCATTAACCAAAAGTGCGTATATAGGAAGCTGAAAAGACTTTATTTTGCTTAACCATTGACTTTTATTATCCATTGATGGCACGAAATCAATATTTGGTTCTTTTAGTATACCGGTTTTGTAATCCACTATTATAGTTGTGCCATTTTCACTATCTATTTTATCTAACCTGCCTTTTATGTGATACACTTTACCATTAACCTCAATATCCATCTTTAGAGGAAATTCTAAGTGTTGCACAAGCCTTTGATCTATATCTTTAAAATTGTGCCTAAAAAAACGCTTTATTGCGTATTTAACTTGTTCTTTTTGCAGCCAGATGGATTTTGAAGGCGAAAGAATCTCATTATCTACCAACATATATATTTTTTCTAATTCAGAAACCAAACTATTTGGGGCATATGCTTTCCCCTCATAATCCTTAAAGTAATTATATAAAATCTTGTGGGATAGGGTGCCTATAGCCATTGCATCTAAATCTTCTTCAAAAGAAACTTCGCTTAACCTTAAAATATATGAAAAATAAAACTTTGCCTTGCAGTTTAAAAAGGTATCTATGGCTGAAGCAGAAAAATAAAAGTCGTCGCTATTTAATATTTGTCTTGCTTTTTGAGAATTTTCTATCTTTAGTGGTTTGCTTTGGCTAAATGTTACATCTAATAATGCATCGTCTTCTTTTGGAACTTCCAAACTTTTTTCTTGTTTTTGAATTTCCCAAAAAATTGCTTCCAAAAACCTTGATTTACTTTTGTCTTGTGCGGTTTCATAAAAGAAAAACACTTCATCTGCACTGTTTACAAGATTAAAGAAGCTGTATCTCTGCATATCAAGCCTATCTTTTGATGTTGATAGACCTAGAATTTTTCTGATATCATCTGTTAAAATCGTATCTTGCTTTGGTATAGTTGGTATTATACCTTCGTTTGCGCCCAAATAAAAAACTCTATCGAATGTTAAATTTCTTGTTTCTAAACTGCCAAGCACCTGAAAACCTTGTGTTGGGTTTGATGGGAACGCAACATTTTTGGTTTTAATAAAATTTTTCAGTAAATTAAAATAACTTACACTGCTATCTAGCTTATATTTTTTAATACTTAAGCTTGAGAGTTCATCGAGGCTTTCCAATACACTTTCAATATACTTCGATTCAATTGCGTGAAAGCTTGCGTTTGAGTTATTTTGTAAAAAGTCAATCAGCGTTACTACTTTATCTAAAAAATCACCAATATTTTTTATATTTAAAAAATTATCAATAACATATGAATCTAAAAGCTTTACAAAATCCAGTAACTCATTATAAGAAACATCAAAGCCTTGCTGTTGAAGTTTGCTTATAGCATTTAAAATCAATTGTTCGGTTTCTAATTCTTTGGGTTCAACAAACGATTTGCCTTGGCCCAAGAAATAACTTTTGGCACAATAAGCATAAATTTTAACCACAAAATCAATATTGCCAAGTCTTAGACTTTTTACATACGGGTGTAAGATTACTTTTAAATAATCGCTTATGTAAATAGTGTTGTCTGATTTTTTGTGAAGATTTAAAAGGGCATCAAATAGGGATACAATGGGCGTTCTTGATAAAGGATATCCGATTGAAATGTTAAAAGTGTCTAGTTTTGGGTCCAAACAATTGTGTATTATGGGGAAAAGGTAACTTTCATTTGAAAGTACGATTAAGTCGCCCTCTTTGAAACCGTTAAACTCTTTTTTTAGCTCTTTTAGCTTAAATATTTCGTTGTGCAAATAAGGTGCTTTAATAAAATGATAACCGGTTTTATTTTGTTGTGTTTGATCGTTTATAACCTTTTGTATATTAAGTTTTGGTAGTAAATTATTTATCTTTAGACCATTTTTTGAAATAAAAATACCATTGGCAGAATCTATCAGATTTTTAAAAAGCTCTTGCTCGGTTTTTGTTAGATCGTAAAACCCGGCAAATATAATATTTTTTATATTTTCTTCTGTGTAACTCTTTGAAAATACAGAGGCTTTCTTGTACTTTACAGATCGCGTGCAAAAACCATTTGCATCTAATTTTTCATAAAAAGCGCTATATATGTTAGAAAACCTTGAAACTCTATTGGAAAAATTTTTTAAATCATTCGGTAGGTTGTTTTGTATTAAATAATCAATGCTTGATACATTAACCTGTTCTAAGTACAACTCTTCAAAATCAGAGTACATTTTATAGCCCCAAGGCCAAAAGTAATCAATATTATTGGTATTTACAAAAGAAACCCTTTTATTTATCTCAAAAAGGTAAAACACAGCTTCAAGTGTAGAAATTTGTGGGTAAACTACGTTGCTAAATTCCTCATATATCCTATCCACGAAATCATCAATTGAAAATAGCTCCATAAACCCTGTGGCTTTGTTTTTTTTGCTTGCAATGGCTTTTGATAAATAAATAACGGGCCTTCTGTTTGGAAAAATCACCGTTGTATTTTCTAAGTCTTCGTTTACAATTAGACGTGAGATAAATTCTATTAAATTGCTTGAGTTGTCAATCAAATAAGCCTTGCTCAACTTTTATAACCCCTTTTGTATTAATATTGTATATAATGCCAAATACGTTATCGCTATCAAAAAAATCTTTTAGTATATTGATATAATTTAGAACCTGTGATTTATACTCAGCAATTTCTTGCGCAGTAAAGTTACCTGTTTTGTAGTCCAAAACCGTTATATATCCATTAGAATCAATTACAACTCTATCCATTCTAAAGATTTTGCCATTTTTATCTATAAAAGTTTTTTCGGTAAATACCTTATTGCTTTTATCAAAGAGCTTTTTTAACTCATCTACATTTAAAATATGCAATATTTGCTGCTTTATCCTATCTGCATCTGATTCTATAAACTTTGTATATTTTAAAACCAACTCATCAAGCTTTAAAAAATCCTCTTCATATTTTAAATGGGCAAGTAGTTTATGATAAATCTCTCCTTTCTTTGAATCTTTTATCCGCTTTATTGTCCAGGCGGGAGATTGGGTTAGGAGTTTGTTATAGCTTACGCTAAATCGCACGAAGTTTCTATTTGCGTCTGCAGTTAATTCTTTACTAAATGATGAAAGCTTTGTGCCAACTTCTTCTTCTATTATTGGGCATTGTGGTTTATCTGTTTGCTTGTAGTATATAAAATTATACATTTGCATTTTTGCCCTTGTTAGTGCAACGTAGAGAATATTAAAGTTTTCTATGTTGCCCTTTAAAAGTGCATTACTGTATACACTATTCAAAGTGTCATTTGCTAAAAAATCTTTTTTTATAAATAAATAATCAAGTGAATTTTCATTTTCATTTTCAAAGACAAATTCGTTTTGTTTGCCTGATTTTTTATTTGGGTTTAGTGCGTAGTTTTTATCTGCATTTAATATATTTATCACTACATCAAACTGCAGGCCTTTAGACTTATGTATTGTAAGCAACTGTATACCCTCTTGTGCTTTTGAAAACTCGCAAGAAAATAAGTTAGACTCACCTTGAGCGTTGTTTTCAAAATACTCAATAAACGAACCCATATCGTTTATACCACTTTGTTCTAACTCCAGTATCTTATCAAGTAAAAAACTTAAATAATGGCTTTCTTGCTGAAAATTCTCATCTATTTTAAACCTTTTTATTATATTTAACAAAAGCTCATAAACAGGTATATGGTCAATAGAATTAAAGGTATCTTTAAAAAATGTATCCCATGTATCTTTGAATGTGTTTTTAAAGTTTATGTACAATATTTTATTTGAGCGGTTTTCTAATAAAAAATTTATTATTTTATCCCTTTTTAAAAAAAAGTTAAACACATCGCCTAATAAAAATGCAGCAAGACTTAAGTTGTCAAGTGGATTATTAAAAAATTTTAGAAGCTGCATTATCTCATTTATGATTTTTCTCTGCCTTATATCGCTTGCACTTTGAGACAGCACAGTGTAGTTTTTTTCCAAAAGCCAGCCACTTATGGTGTTGATTTCTTCATTTGTATGAGCCAGGATTGCAATTTGCTCAAGTTTGTAGCCATTTTTTAGCAAATCATCAATTGTTTTAAGCAAGCTTTCTTTTATACAATTAATGCCCTCGTCGTTTTCAAAATTAAACAGCTGAGTTTTTACATAACCTTTAGATAAATGCTCGTTAAGCGGAATTGCCTCAAAATCTAAATAATGCGTTGGATCATTGGTTTCATTTATTATGTCTTTTAAGTATTCTTTAAAAACCTTTTTGGAGTAGTTTACAATATGCTCAAAAGAGCGATAATTATAGTTAAGCGATCTGCTGATACATCTACTTTGTGGAAAAATTTTTTCTGTGTGTTCTATCAAATTTTTCATAATCTCAAAATCTGCTTTTCGAAAACCATAAATTGATTGCTTTAAATCTCCTACTATAAATAACGACCCACCTTTTGAAAGAGATTCTTCTATTAAAGGTTTTAATATTTCCCATTGCATCTTTGATGTATCTTGAAACTCATCTATTAAATAATGGTAAATGTAGCTGCCTAACGTAAAGTAAATTGTTGGCACATAGCCTTTTTCTAGCAAATTAACAATGCGCTTGTTTACGTCTGGCAAGAATGTTTTACCCAAAATATTGTATGTTTTAACAATGTGTTTTTTAAACTCCACAAATAGCTTTAAATAGGGAAAATTTTTTGTCCTTGCAATTGTATAAAGCTTTGAGTTTATTTCTTCAAAGCATCCTTTCCATTGTAGTTCTGCAAGTTTATCTTTATATGGAAATTTTATTTTATTTGCTAAAACACTTAGTACATTTTTTTCTTTTAAAGCATTTTTTAAGCTGCTAATTTTAGCAGGTCCTGTATTGCCTCGAATTTTTTGAGCAGAGTATTGCTCCAATAAATTAAGCATTTCATCAAGTATAGGCTCTAACTCTAGCTTAAGCTTATTAATAATTTGTTCATCAAAGATAAAGAAACTTTTATGCGAAGACTCTTGATCAAGCAGGTAGTTTAGTTTTTTTTTGATTGATTTAACAACCTGAAAATCTATATTTTGATTTGAATATTCATTTAAAAAAATTAAAAATTTACGCAAATCCGAGTCAGATACGCTTTCTAAAAACTCATCAAATGCATAGTCAATTATACTATTAGAACTAACATCTACTTCGAAATCCGGGTTTAAACCTAACTCAATGGCACTTGAGCGGATTATTTTTGTGATAAAGCTATCTATTGTTAACACAAGATCACTATAGTTGTTTAAGATTTCTTCAATGCTTTTAGATGCTAAACTTGTCAAATCTTTATTGTCAGTACCTATTAGTTGTATTATTTGCTTTTTTTCTTCTTTGCTAAGTTGGTCTAGATAAATTTTCTTTACCCACTCTAAAACTTTATTTTTAATATCGTTTGTTGCGTTTTTTGTAAACGTTATGGCCATTATATTGTTTATTTCGTTGTTTAATATGGACTGTGACAGTAAAAACTGCACAACCCTTTGTGTTAATGTGTAGGTCTTGCCAGAGCCTGCGCTTGCCTGTACAATTTGTATATGTGGAAAATCAGATTTTTTAAGAGGCGTCAGTATGTCATTTGAGCTTGGATTTTGTGTATTCATACCTTTATATTAGCAAATTGATTTTTTTATTCAACTTAAAAACTATAATTTTTTTAAGAAAATTTTCAAATCATGCGCATGAAAGTTTCGTTTTGAGATAAAGTGACTCTTTTATACTAACTTTGAGAAATCGCAAAAAAAAATTTTGCTGGACTTTTTGTTAAAAAAGTATTTAAATAATACTATGAAGCTACGCTTTGGATTTGTTTTTATTATATTGTTTTTCTTTCTTAATTCTTGCGGTTACCAATTAAGCGCAAATCACATTTATTTACCAGACCATATTAGCGCAGTTTATGTAGAAAACCCAAAAAACTCTACCTATGAGCCAAATATAAGCATTTACCTAAAAAATGCTATTATAAATGATTTAAGATTAGAACCAAATTTAAGGATTGTATCAAATAAATCCGATGCTCAGGCATTTATTAAAACGGATATTGTATCTTTCTCAGCGCTACCAGCCTCTTATAATGCAAGTGGCTTTGCATCAATGTATAGTTGCAGCATCATAATAAAATTATCATTAATAGCGAAAGATGGCAAAAAACTCATATCAGAAAAAACTTTGACAAGTTCTACTAATTATAGCACACCTTCAAATACAAATATAAATAATATAAATTCAATAGAATCAGCAAAATTAGAAGCAACAAAAGCAACAATATCCGATTTAGCCTCATTAATTAGAGAAGAACTGTTTATGTCGTCTGGGTTTTAGCTCCAAAAAATTGAAATTTTTGATTTAGCAAAAGTATAGCTTGGTTTGATGCTAAAAAAGCGCAACAACAAAAAACTAATTTATTGTCAATTTTTACAAGCGCAAATAATCTCTTTTAAACCATTATCTTCTAAAAACTTGTTTGGTAGGATAGTTAGAATCTTGGTAGCCTCAGGGGGAATCGAACCCCCGT
This window harbors:
- the bioF gene encoding 8-amino-7-oxononanoate synthase; this translates as MSFLDLLKKNLDQIKINQLYRSIPSISAHAKKYISLNGSVYLNLSSNNYLGLADNEHLKKAAIFAIEKFGCSSTASRLVSGNFDIYNKLESTIAQFKHTQKALVLNTGYVANLTLLQSLAKDAVVFSDRLNHASIVDGILLSGAKFHRYAHCDIEMLEKLLKKETSNKIIVTDTIFSMDGDAAPLKEIVKLAKQYEAFVIVDEAHATGIFGEGRGYAYQECVSSDIDCHMGTFSKALGSFGAYIASSELVIDYLINNARGFIFSTALPPAVIAANLASINYVRKNPQLGKNLLSISDNIRQFLKKLGFDVGNSVSQIIPVILKTNDITLKSQKLLLEKGVFVGAIRPPTVPKNTSRLRISLRADLDENDLKLIKDAFVHLGNAL
- the lptE gene encoding LPS assembly lipoprotein LptE, with protein sequence MKLRFGFVFIILFFFLNSCGYQLSANHIYLPDHISAVYVENPKNSTYEPNISIYLKNAIINDLRLEPNLRIVSNKSDAQAFIKTDIVSFSALPASYNASGFASMYSCSIIIKLSLIAKDGKKLISEKTLTSSTNYSTPSNTNINNINSIESAKLEATKATISDLASLIREELFMSSGF
- a CDS encoding methyltransferase domain-containing protein encodes the protein MTLSKNYIKRSFDLAAKTYSSFSELQNEIAKNLACIIEEKFFENVLEIGVGDGKLANLINFWYKNYIGIDLSPNMANFFKKNHPHKYCIVADAEKLPFRSNTFNLIISSSVFQWLTNPKESILKLTSLLKSNGNMFFSVFSKGTFWQMQEVSKITGFGSVLELKDKNFYESLGFDCKNKQYTIYYKSVKDFLHSHKKSGARYTNHTTLCAKSKFFEFCSTYEKLFSTKKGIEVTYIITFCKNH
- a CDS encoding UvrD-helicase domain-containing protein; this encodes MNTQNPSSNDILTPLKKSDFPHIQIVQASAGSGKTYTLTQRVVQFLLSQSILNNEINNIMAITFTKNATNDIKNKVLEWVKKIYLDQLSKEEKKQIIQLIGTDNKDLTSLASKSIEEILNNYSDLVLTIDSFITKIIRSSAIELGLNPDFEVDVSSNSIIDYAFDEFLESVSDSDLRKFLIFLNEYSNQNIDFQVVKSIKKKLNYLLDQESSHKSFFIFDEQIINKLKLELEPILDEMLNLLEQYSAQKIRGNTGPAKISSLKNALKEKNVLSVLANKIKFPYKDKLAELQWKGCFEEINSKLYTIARTKNFPYLKLFVEFKKHIVKTYNILGKTFLPDVNKRIVNLLEKGYVPTIYFTLGSYIYHYLIDEFQDTSKMQWEILKPLIEESLSKGGSLFIVGDLKQSIYGFRKADFEIMKNLIEHTEKIFPQSRCISRSLNYNYRSFEHIVNYSKKVFKEYLKDIINETNDPTHYLDFEAIPLNEHLSKGYVKTQLFNFENDEGINCIKESLLKTIDDLLKNGYKLEQIAILAHTNEEINTISGWLLEKNYTVLSQSASDIRQRKIINEIMQLLKFFNNPLDNLSLAAFLLGDVFNFFLKRDKIINFLLENRSNKILYINFKNTFKDTWDTFFKDTFNSIDHIPVYELLLNIIKRFKIDENFQQESHYLSFLLDKILELEQSGINDMGSFIEYFENNAQGESNLFSCEFSKAQEGIQLLTIHKSKGLQFDVVINILNADKNYALNPNKKSGKQNEFVFENENENSLDYLFIKKDFLANDTLNSVYSNALLKGNIENFNILYVALTRAKMQMYNFIYYKQTDKPQCPIIEEEVGTKLSSFSKELTADANRNFVRFSVSYNKLLTQSPAWTIKRIKDSKKGEIYHKLLAHLKYEEDFLKLDELVLKYTKFIESDADRIKQQILHILNVDELKKLFDKSNKVFTEKTFIDKNGKIFRMDRVVIDSNGYITVLDYKTGNFTAQEIAEYKSQVLNYINILKDFFDSDNVFGIIYNINTKGVIKVEQGLFD
- a CDS encoding PD-(D/E)XK nuclease family protein → MSKAYLIDNSSNLIEFISRLIVNEDLENTTVIFPNRRPVIYLSKAIASKKNKATGFMELFSIDDFVDRIYEEFSNVVYPQISTLEAVFYLFEINKRVSFVNTNNIDYFWPWGYKMYSDFEELYLEQVNVSSIDYLIQNNLPNDLKNFSNRVSRFSNIYSAFYEKLDANGFCTRSVKYKKASVFSKSYTEENIKNIIFAGFYDLTKTEQELFKNLIDSANGIFISKNGLKINNLLPKLNIQKVINDQTQQNKTGYHFIKAPYLHNEIFKLKELKKEFNGFKEGDLIVLSNESYLFPIIHNCLDPKLDTFNISIGYPLSRTPIVSLFDALLNLHKKSDNTIYISDYLKVILHPYVKSLRLGNIDFVVKIYAYCAKSYFLGQGKSFVEPKELETEQLILNAISKLQQQGFDVSYNELLDFVKLLDSYVIDNFLNIKNIGDFLDKVVTLIDFLQNNSNASFHAIESKYIESVLESLDELSSLSIKKYKLDSSVSYFNLLKNFIKTKNVAFPSNPTQGFQVLGSLETRNLTFDRVFYLGANEGIIPTIPKQDTILTDDIRKILGLSTSKDRLDMQRYSFFNLVNSADEVFFFYETAQDKSKSRFLEAIFWEIQKQEKSLEVPKEDDALLDVTFSQSKPLKIENSQKARQILNSDDFYFSASAIDTFLNCKAKFYFSYILRLSEVSFEEDLDAMAIGTLSHKILYNYFKDYEGKAYAPNSLVSELEKIYMLVDNEILSPSKSIWLQKEQVKYAIKRFFRHNFKDIDQRLVQHLEFPLKMDIEVNGKVYHIKGRLDKIDSENGTTIIVDYKTGILKEPNIDFVPSMDNKSQWLSKIKSFQLPIYALLVNDILNAKDIKFEFWSLKDSQIKRFKVNSELLEAYKDTLRFIINEIVSCEFFECTDEDIENKCVNCPYKVICSRHFVTKKW